The proteins below come from a single Mycobacterium parmense genomic window:
- a CDS encoding polysaccharide deacetylase family protein, with protein sequence MNRRRFLGSLAASVVAGVGAARLVVDPPPRTFAQTFPTDQTNSGPTAPEALLPPPPPSSRIPLPGGGALTKIPGEGDLLALTVDDGVNSEVVRAYTQFARDTGVRLTFFVNGVYDSWTENLDMLRPLVDSGQIQLGNHTWSHPDLTTLSKEQIAQQLTRNDDFLKKTYNVGAKPYWRPPYAKRNAAVDAVAADLGYTVPTLWSGSLSDSTLITEDYIVQMADQYFTPQSIVIGHLNHLPVTHVYPQLVDIIRSRNLRTVTLNDVFLKTP encoded by the coding sequence ATGAACCGACGCCGCTTCCTGGGGTCACTCGCCGCGTCGGTGGTCGCCGGCGTGGGCGCCGCACGCCTCGTGGTCGATCCGCCGCCGCGGACGTTCGCCCAGACCTTCCCGACCGATCAGACGAACTCCGGTCCGACCGCGCCGGAGGCGTTGTTGCCGCCCCCGCCGCCGAGCTCACGCATCCCGCTGCCCGGCGGCGGCGCGCTGACGAAGATCCCCGGTGAGGGCGACCTGCTCGCGCTGACCGTGGACGACGGCGTCAACAGCGAAGTCGTACGGGCCTACACCCAATTCGCCAGGGACACCGGCGTCCGGCTGACTTTCTTCGTCAACGGCGTCTATGACTCCTGGACCGAGAACCTCGACATGCTGCGCCCGTTGGTCGACTCCGGGCAGATCCAGCTCGGCAACCACACCTGGTCGCATCCGGACCTGACCACGCTCTCCAAAGAGCAGATCGCCCAACAGCTCACGCGCAACGACGACTTCCTCAAGAAGACCTACAACGTGGGCGCCAAACCCTACTGGCGGCCGCCGTACGCCAAGCGCAACGCCGCCGTCGACGCGGTGGCCGCCGACCTGGGCTACACCGTTCCCACGCTATGGTCGGGCTCGCTCTCGGATTCGACGCTGATCACCGAGGACTACATCGTGCAGATGGCCGACCAGTACTTCACGCCGCAGTCCATCGTCATCGGGCACCTCAACCACCTACCCGTCACCCACGTCTACCCACAACTCGTCGACATCATCCGGTCGCGCAACCTTCGGACCGTGACGCTCAACGACGTGTTCCTGAAGACCCCGTAG
- a CDS encoding alpha/beta hydrolase, giving the protein MDHFFGQLSLLHGWLPPTAQGVTLLLIVAAIQWRKRRWLKRVLPAALAAAVAVTALAYRYIASLGVAGDPAPTSLWLWIAMSGLAVAVLVLGWVGVRWWRRAVAFVSIPLCALCAGLALNQWVGYFPTALAAWNQLTSVPLPDQIDRLRVTEMQVAGTRPAKGVVVPVDIDDSAPFASHFRHRQELVYLPPAWFNSNPPPRLPAVMMIGSAFNTPADWLGPGGAFTAIDNFAAAHRGFSPVLVFVDPTGAFDNDTECVNGSRGNAADHLTKDVKPFLVSNFGVSADRANWGVAGWSMGGTCAVDLSVMHPDMFSAFVDIAGDIRPNIGGTEPTIARLFGGNRAAWADYDPVTVMNRHGRYTGLSGWFDIPASAGPRNVAQEASPTLTAATTDPAANPEGQDAAANSLCSAATAHGISCAVVSQPGKHDWPFAAQAFEASLPWLASALGTPATQPVALPHASR; this is encoded by the coding sequence TTGGACCACTTCTTCGGACAGCTGTCCTTGCTGCACGGCTGGCTGCCGCCGACGGCGCAGGGTGTCACGCTGCTCCTGATCGTCGCGGCCATCCAGTGGCGCAAGCGGCGCTGGCTCAAGCGGGTGCTGCCGGCGGCGCTGGCCGCGGCCGTCGCGGTGACCGCCCTGGCTTACCGGTACATCGCGTCGCTCGGGGTGGCCGGGGACCCGGCGCCCACGTCGCTGTGGCTCTGGATCGCGATGAGCGGGCTGGCCGTCGCCGTGCTCGTGCTGGGCTGGGTCGGAGTCCGGTGGTGGCGACGCGCGGTGGCGTTCGTCTCGATACCCCTCTGTGCGTTGTGCGCGGGCCTGGCACTCAACCAGTGGGTGGGCTACTTCCCCACGGCGCTCGCCGCCTGGAACCAGCTGACCTCGGTGCCGTTGCCCGACCAGATCGACCGGCTGCGGGTCACCGAGATGCAGGTAGCGGGGACCCGGCCCGCCAAGGGCGTGGTGGTGCCCGTGGACATCGACGACAGCGCGCCCTTTGCCTCCCACTTCCGCCACCGGCAGGAACTGGTCTACCTGCCGCCCGCGTGGTTCAACAGCAATCCGCCGCCCCGGCTGCCCGCGGTCATGATGATCGGCTCGGCCTTCAACACCCCGGCCGACTGGCTGGGTCCGGGCGGCGCCTTCACCGCGATCGACAACTTCGCCGCCGCGCATCGCGGGTTCTCCCCGGTGCTGGTGTTCGTCGATCCCACGGGCGCGTTCGACAACGACACCGAGTGTGTCAACGGCAGCCGCGGCAACGCCGCCGATCACCTGACCAAGGACGTCAAACCGTTCCTGGTCTCGAACTTCGGGGTGAGCGCCGACCGCGCCAACTGGGGTGTCGCCGGATGGTCGATGGGCGGCACCTGCGCCGTCGACCTGAGCGTCATGCACCCGGACATGTTCAGCGCGTTCGTCGACATCGCCGGCGACATCAGGCCCAACATCGGGGGTACCGAGCCGACGATCGCCCGATTGTTCGGCGGCAACCGCGCCGCCTGGGCCGACTACGACCCGGTCACCGTGATGAACCGGCACGGCCGCTACACCGGTTTGTCGGGCTGGTTCGACATTCCCGCGTCGGCCGGCCCGCGCAATGTCGCCCAGGAGGCAAGCCCCACCCTCACCGCCGCGACCACCGACCCCGCCGCCAACCCGGAGGGCCAGGACGCCGCCGCCAACTCCCTGTGCTCGGCCGCCACCGCGCACGGGATCAGCTGTGCGGTGGTGTCGCAGCCGGGCAAGCACGACTGGCCGTTCGCCGCCCAGGCGTTCGAGGCGTCACTGCCCTGGCTGGCCTCGGCACTCGGGACGCCGGCGACCCAACCCGTGGCGCTGCCGCACGCGTCTCGTTGA
- a CDS encoding MarR family winged helix-turn-helix transcriptional regulator translates to MRRAGNVDWEPTVPTLVNMVAASRAPHLRAAFAAAGLDEIRPAQAVALVPLMDGGMHASDIADRLKVTRQAVAQAIAALERGDYVTRVPDPVDARARIVELTQRGRHALRVMHTSALELEARWERALGAERLGDLRAMLRTLLSTGTDAAGE, encoded by the coding sequence ATGCGACGTGCCGGGAATGTCGACTGGGAGCCGACCGTGCCGACTCTGGTGAACATGGTGGCCGCATCGAGGGCGCCGCATCTGCGGGCGGCATTCGCCGCCGCGGGGCTCGACGAGATCCGTCCGGCACAGGCGGTCGCCCTGGTACCGCTGATGGATGGCGGGATGCACGCATCGGACATCGCGGACCGCCTCAAGGTCACGCGGCAGGCGGTGGCCCAGGCGATCGCGGCACTGGAGCGCGGCGATTACGTGACCCGGGTCCCGGACCCCGTCGATGCCCGGGCGCGAATCGTCGAGTTGACGCAACGCGGGCGCCACGCCCTGCGTGTGATGCATACCAGCGCGCTGGAACTGGAGGCGCGGTGGGAACGGGCGCTCGGTGCGGAGAGGCTGGGCGACCTGCGCGCGATGTTGCGGACTCTGCTCAGCACCGGCACCGACGCGGCCGGCGAATGA
- a CDS encoding extracellular catalytic domain type 1 short-chain-length polyhydroxyalkanoate depolymerase, which yields MRSRRARMLSVCLLPVLVVVLGGCLGGGHALGNPGAEEIPVGQSTQAVESGGVSRTFHLYRPQGLTDAIPLVVMLHGGFGTGAQAERSYHWDAEADTGHFLVAYPDGLNRAWNAGTCCGQPQRDNVDDVGFITTMVGAIEQEIPIDRARVYVTGMSNGAMMALRLGCQTDTFAAIAPVAGTLLTDCSQAHPASVLQIHGTADDRVPYNGGPGKAFAFNGNPRVDGPSVESVNATWRAIDACGPPTSATAGSVTTLTAGCAGGRTVELISVAGAGHQWPGGDPTPLAELAGVPAPSTALDATDTIWQFVSQSHR from the coding sequence ATGCGGTCTCGACGCGCTCGGATGCTCAGCGTCTGCCTTCTGCCGGTGCTGGTCGTCGTGCTCGGCGGCTGCCTGGGGGGCGGACACGCATTGGGAAACCCTGGCGCCGAAGAGATTCCGGTGGGGCAGTCCACCCAGGCCGTCGAATCGGGAGGTGTCAGCCGCACCTTCCACCTGTACCGGCCCCAAGGCCTGACCGACGCGATCCCGCTGGTGGTGATGTTGCACGGCGGCTTCGGCACCGGCGCGCAGGCCGAGCGTTCCTATCATTGGGACGCCGAGGCCGACACCGGACACTTCCTGGTCGCCTACCCCGACGGCCTCAACCGGGCGTGGAATGCCGGAACCTGTTGCGGGCAACCGCAACGCGACAACGTCGACGACGTCGGTTTCATCACGACCATGGTGGGCGCCATCGAGCAGGAGATCCCGATCGATCGAGCGCGCGTCTACGTCACCGGGATGTCGAACGGGGCGATGATGGCGCTTCGGCTGGGCTGCCAGACCGACACCTTCGCCGCGATCGCGCCGGTCGCGGGCACTTTGCTGACGGACTGCTCACAGGCACATCCCGCCTCGGTGTTGCAGATCCACGGCACGGCCGACGATCGGGTGCCTTATAACGGCGGTCCGGGTAAAGCGTTCGCATTCAACGGCAATCCGCGCGTCGACGGCCCTTCGGTCGAGTCGGTCAATGCCACGTGGCGCGCCATCGACGCCTGCGGGCCGCCCACCTCCGCCACCGCCGGGAGCGTGACCACCCTGACCGCGGGATGCGCGGGCGGGCGCACCGTGGAGCTGATCTCGGTGGCCGGCGCCGGGCATCAGTGGCCCGGTGGCGACCCCACTCCCCTCGCGGAGCTTGCGGGCGTCCCCGCACCGTCGACCGCGCTCGACGCCACCGACACCATCTGGCAATTCGTCAGCCAGAGCCACCGCTGA